AAAACCCTTTAAGACCGGGCATGCAGATTAGCTCATGTAGGGTCTCGGACGTGGTGTTCGGCTCTCCTCCTTCTACCGCAGACATGGCCGCGTCTATGGCTTTGTAGGCGCTATTGCTCTTCGGAGCGCTGGCCAGGTAAATTGTGGCCTCAGAAAGGATTATCCGGCCCTCCGGCAAAC
The Acetomicrobium sp. S15 = DSM 107314 DNA segment above includes these coding regions:
- a CDS encoding AAA family ATPase; the encoded protein is LPEGRIILSEATIYLASAPKSNSAYKAIDAAMSAVEGGEPNTTSETLHELICMPGLKGF